CCCTTAATgcctttaaattttttgatatacGTTGCTTATatacaaaaacaaaatgcGATAGTCAAACAGTTCGTTTAAAGCGCTGTTAataagattttttaaaatgtctCCCTTTAATATCGCAAAGTaaagtaattttataaGAAATGTTTGGATGattattaaagaataaGTACATAATCGTGTATACGAATTAACTGTTATAAACACAAAAAGCCGCTATTAAAAAGTCACATTTTTTGCAGGTTCTCAAGAAGTTTGCTAATCATAGCATTTCCTACCCTTGTAGCTTCTTCAAACCTTGGACGGAAATATTCTTGAGTTTCAAGGAACCGTTTTTTGTAAGTTGTAAAATCTTTAGCAGCTACACATTCACTCCATGATCTGACAGCAACTACGAATTCTAAATCATCGGGAGAGAAATCGTTATGCTTGGTAGCAGTATATATGCAAGAATCAAGTAAGCCAGGATGTCTGAACACGTATTCGGAAACACCAACCCATAATCGAAACAAAGGAGTGGAGCAAATCATGTGGTTTTGAGGATGTATCCCAAGTTTTGACCACGAATCAACGATAGCCAATATACTTAAATGACTGTTCCTTTTAGATTCATCCTTTGGAATGTTTGATATGCTATATTGGTCTAATAATTCATCACTTAACAAAAGACCACTTGAGTTGCGATCCATATTTTCACCAAACACAAACTTTCCAGCGTTGCGAATGCGATCCTCATACTCTTTGGCCTTTCCGCTAATTGCTAATTTGAATAATTCAGTTACAGAAGAGGCGTATTGTTGAATTTGCCTTTGTGCTTCTGGATTTAAAATTGCAAGACCGGCATAAACATGCCATTTACTAGAATAAATACGCATGGAAAGGttcattttaatattttcaataccACCACACCAGCGATTTATTTCCCAGGGGTATTGATTGTTAGCGTGCCATGCCAATCCCATTGTAAGAAATGCAGCATGTGTAACAGCTTGAGTATCAGCAGTGATACGATCGTGTTCTTTGGCAGACAAGTACACGACTGATGACTTGAAGCAGGAGAGTATTTCGttaacaatttcaaaatgctCATCACTAGCTCGATGTCGTATTATGACAAGAGGTTGAGACTTAGGGTTCACTTTAGGACCATGCATGGAATGACAAGATATGATGTCCACATCCTCAGGCaagtatttttcaaatgcaTTCATCTCTGGAGCCTTACATGATGTTTGACCTCCGACAATCGCTCCAACTTTAGTTGCAGGCCCATATAGAGCAACAACTTTATCAATATGTTCAGCTTCAACACTGTACAGAATGTAGTCACTCGTTCGTGAAACTTGAAATCCATCCTTTAAAACGGTATATCCCCCATTTCCATAAGTCGCTTGTATTGATTCGTAATTTTCCGGTCGATCACAAACATTTACTCTATTTATGATGTTAGAAGGTGCTAATAGAAAAAGTCCCTAAAGGCACTTTGAAAAGGAGAGCTAATTGTAGATTGTAgaacaaaaattatttacttaCCTCCATCC
Above is a genomic segment from Schizosaccharomyces pombe strain 972h- genome assembly, chromosome: III containing:
- the tyr1 gene encoding NADP-dependent prephenate dehydrogenase Tyr1 gives rise to the protein MKETFQVGIIGFGDMGRLYAEYISKAGWRVNVCDRPENYESIQATYGNGGYTVLKDGFQVSRTSDYILYSVEAEHIDKVVALYGPATKVGAIVGGQTSCKAPEMNAFEKYLPEDVDIISCHSMHGPKVNPKSQPLVIIRHRASDEHFEIVNEILSCFKSSVVYLSAKEHDRITADTQAVTHAAFLTMGLAWHANNQYPWEINRWCGGIENIKMNLSMRIYSSKWHVYAGLAILNPEAQRQIQQYASSVTELFKLAISGKAKEYEDRIRNAGKFVFGENMDRNSSGLLLSDELLDQYSISNIPKDESKRNSHLSILAIVDSWSKLGIHPQNHMICSTPLFRLWVGVSEYVFRHPGLLDSCIYTATKHNDFSPDDLEFVVAVRSWSECVAAKDFTTYKKRFLETQEYFRPRFEEATRVGNAMISKLLENLQKM